The Narcine bancroftii isolate sNarBan1 chromosome 8, sNarBan1.hap1, whole genome shotgun sequence region taccttacaaccgTGATCCAGCTGGTCAGCATTCTTTCCACttcacctctgcagaaatttgccaggtttacTGGTGTTCATACCAAACCTCGGAAAACTCTTCATAATGCCATTTAGGTGTTAGGTCCAGAAAAAAATCCTCTGAAatgatgactcccaagaactaaaatttgctcaccctctctacctttgatttccccaatgatcactggatcgtacacctctggctttcctttcctgaagtcaaaatcagctccttagttttggtgacatttagttcaaggttgttgttgcaccattcagccaagttttcaatctccctcctgtatgctgacccatcacctttctttatacaacccgctCCAAtggtatcagcaaatttgtagatggtgttattgtcgaacTGAGCCACCTAATTGTAGGTGTAAATGAGTAGAGCAAGGGGTTAAGAAAGCAGCCCTCTGGtgatctggtactgatggagattgtggagaagtttttACCATTCCTACtaattgtggtctgaaggtgaggaaatccatgatctaattacacagtggggtgttgagttccaggtctttgagttgctgatcagttttgaggggatgatgatgttaaatgctgtactgtagtcaataaagaacatcctgatgaatccatctttactgtccaggtgttccagggctttgtgtagagccagggtGATGGCTCCCCTGAGCTGGGTGACACCGTGTTGAGGTATCGATTGTGAACCCAGAGTAAGCCAGGCTGGACGTGATGAATGTGCCAACAATTTGCTATCAGTGTCTCTTTTTCTGAACTTTTTGACGAATTCAAACAATGTTGTGTTGCAGGTCAATTACCCGGTCCTATTACCGTAACTCTGTTGGGGGTCTGCTGATATTTGACGTGACCAATCGGAAGTCATTCGAGAACATCAGGGAATGGCTGAAGGAAGTGGATAGCCATGTATACCCCAACAAGACCATCTTTGTCCTGGTTGGCCACAAAAGTGACTTAACCCATGTTCGGAAAGTATCCCGTGAGGAGGCAGAGCAGATGGCAGCAACACTGGGCCTAAATTACCTCGAGACCTCAGCCAAGAATAACACCAACGTGGACAAGGCATTTATGAAATTAACAGAATGCATTTATGAATCGATGAATGTGGGTGAGATTGTACTCAATGATGGTTGGGATGGAATCAAACGAGGATTTAATCCCATGGCTTTGGATAGGCCAAAAGAAGAAAAACAAAGTGATTGTAGTTGCTAATTTGCTTTGGGTAAATTTAAGTTATAGCAACAAAAGTAAAGCAGTCACCTTATTCATCACTCTGTCCAATAATAAGCTGTATAGCAAGCTTCAAGTCAGCACTCATTGACATCTTAACCAGCTACCATCGATTCCTCAGCTCCAGTGATTGGATTTGCTAAACAAGCTAATCATTCATTGTGATTTGCCCTACTTGTTTCTGCCTGTGTTTGACCAGGCCTTGGGCAGCACAATATTTTCATGCGAGGCAGCATCAAGATTAAtgggagggttttaaaaaaacaactcttGAGTCAAGATTCATGATTCCTTTATTGTGTTGTACATACTACAGGAAAGTTAACTTTTGTTTTCGGTAAAGGCTCTCAAAGAGGCACTACTAGCCTAGCAATAatatagaagcaaaagagaatcatttcagtgtcactgagtgtccatgaattcatTTCCAGTGttgctgcagccgcacagactgcTATCCGTTCCAGTGGTGGACCTGAGCTCCTGGTTCTGAAACCCTCAGGAAGCTGTTAATATCTGAGGCCCCTTCCAGAGCCCTCCTTGCCATTagcaccctcacaaatcccaGTCCCAATACTTGATTCCCACGAGTCGGTCTCCAGCACGGCGGGACTGGAGCATAAATCCAAAATTGGAATCTTAAATCTAAACTCACTCTGCTGGAGGAATCGGGGCAGGTCGACGAGCATCACTGGGAGAGAAACCTTTTATGGAGGCTGGTTAAATATTGTAGAGAAGTCGGTGCAAAGAGGACAGGGTTGATTTTTATAGTCTTCCTTCTCTGGGATTTTTGGCTAAATATTTCTTTGATATTTTACATATTGTGTCATTGAGTTGAGTGAATTCTCAGTGCTGGTTGTGTCATTGCCCTTTATCGCAAACTGCTTTTTATGATCACAATTTCTTTCCTTATCAAAGGTGCAAAAGTTAGTGCACTGCACAAGTCTCCAAGAAGTTTTACCTGTAAATTTAAATGAACTGTATTTCCAAAACTTTGCCCTGTTCAATATTAAAACAAGGCTGGAGCATCTGTGAATCAAGAGCATAAAGACGAAAACCTGGGATATCTCTCTGAGAGTGTGATACCTTTGTGTCAGATGCAATTTaatgtgtgaggtgctgcattttggaaggacaaaccaaaataggacatacatggtaaatggcagagcactgaggagtacagtagaacagatggatctgggaatatagattcacaattctctgaaagtggcattactggtagatagggttgtaaagacagCTTTTTGCATAtaggctttcataaatcaaggtacaaggggtcataagttaagggttatggggcaaaactttaggaataatgtaagaggatgcttcttcattcagagagtggtggctgagtggaatgaacttccggaaggggtagttgcggcagggtcagtCCTgttatttaagaggaggttagatgagtacatggatgtgagggggttggagagttatgggcagggagtgggtaggtggaactagtggagtttcacatatatcagtgcggactagaagggctgatatggcctgtttccgtactgtaagttgttatatggttaaagtattgaatataggagttgggatatcatgGGACATGTAATGATATTTTTGCCCTTTTTGGTTATGTACTCCTATTCTTGTGTATTATTTAcatataatatgattaataaaaagatatGTAAAGAAAAGGATGTCATgggaaagttgtataagacattgatgaggccaaatttggagtattatgtacagttttggtcacctaactactggaGAGATAtccataaaattgaaagagttcagagaagatttactaggatgttgcctgtacttgaggaactgagttagagggagAAGTTGAATGTGCTAGGACTTTATtatctggagtatagaagaatgagcagagatttgatagaggtttacaaaattatgatgggtatagatagaatcAATGctaataggctttttccactgagatcagGTGAGATACATATCAGAggagatgggttaagggtgaaaggggaggaaTTTGAGGGGAATTTCATCACACAGAGAGCTGCTATGTTGAgtgtgggctcgattttaacatttaagaaaaatttgcagCACGTGCATTGATgagaggggtttggagggttatgaaaATGGTGGAGctaagtgggactaggcagaaaaataatttggcacagacctgTTTtccgtgctgtattgttctatggttttacGACAATGGTTAAGAAAGGAGAGAACTTTTCTCAAggaaaacaagaaatctgcagatgctggagtctagtTGCAGTACAcataagtgcaggagaaactcagcaggtcacacagcatctgtaggatTTTTGGCACtccagaagaagggctcaggtctgaaacatcaactgtcttTTACTTCCTACGGAAACTGCGTGACACACACCACTACCATCCAACCAATTGTAACACATGTGACAAATGATTCCAGGTATGAGTTAAATGGAGTACTTGCCACTGCCTAACCCCCACAGGGCAAAATTAGCAAAATATTTTAATCCTGCATCTTAACTTTGATTATCACATTTGTCCTTCTGCCTTGTCTTGTGTTTTCTATAGGTCAAACCTCAGTGTTTAATGTGGTTATAATATTTTTCATGCAGATTTTGTGGCTTACAGTTGAGCCATTgaaatcattccagtaaatctcacAGCCTCTTTGACCCTTACAAGCACTTCCAGATTCCCATTCAATTGGTTTATATAATTCCATCAACTTTTTGAATATTAAGAAGAATTGATGAGCTAGTTGGGAATTGCTCCCCTAATA contains the following coding sequences:
- the LOC138741309 gene encoding ras-related protein Rab-39B-like; its protein translation is MEEGWQYQFRIILLGDSTVGKSSLLKRFTDGSFSEVQDPTVGVDFYARLLEVQPNCRIKLQLWDTAGQERFRSITRSYYRNSVGGLLIFDVTNRKSFENIREWLKEVDSHVYPNKTIFVLVGHKSDLTHVRKVSREEAEQMAATLGLNYLETSAKNNTNVDKAFMKLTECIYESMNVGEIVLNDGWDGIKRGFNPMALDRPKEEKQSDCSC